One window from the genome of Diorhabda sublineata isolate icDioSubl1.1 chromosome 10, icDioSubl1.1, whole genome shotgun sequence encodes:
- the LOC130449766 gene encoding uncharacterized protein LOC130449766: MVFSPNRNSYFYRNFTCFIDIITTVYDVKLNSLNTMASVGNTSIYRIGVFLLFLNVLHNVRAIPHFSANTQDLVQRQVDISQVPIYFENYIQCRYQICENSEDYPEEAITNVMKNTENIRDFFGVVLNSSIYDTNILASRFGEVGPIKKLCYTEYNGTFTPRVLRNARLEWKYIINIDGYYQRFSAQICKKYQGSKKSDEPCPQFGYECRQSYTEVHLLTYEDGVVDFDKFVIPTTCNCICDL; the protein is encoded by the exons ATGGTTTTTTCCCCAAACCgcaattcttatttttatcGCAATTTTACATGTTTCATCGATATTATAACGACAGTTTATGATGTGAAACTTAACTCACTCAACACCATGGCTTCTGTTGGTAACACCTCGATTTATAGAATTGgtgttttcttattatttttaaacgttCTACATAACGTG cGTGCCATCCCGCATTTTTCTGCTAATACGCAGGATTTAGTTCAAAGACAAGTGGATATATCACAAGTAccaatttatttcgaaaattatatacaatgtAGGTATCAAATATGTGAAAACAGCGAGGATTATCCAGAAGAGGCTATCACGAACGTTatgaaaaatactgaaaatatacGAGATTTCTTTGGGGTTGTTTTAAATTCTTCAATATATGACACTAATATTTTAGCATCCag atttggTGAAGTAGgacctataaaaaaattatgttatacgGAATATAATGGTACATTTACTCCGAGAGTTCTTAGGAATGCCCGATTGGAgtggaaatatataattaacataGATGGGTATTATCAGCGATTTAGTGCACAAATTTGTAAAAA gtACCAAGGCTCTAAAAAATCAGa tgaaCCCTGCCCTCAATTCGGTTACGAATGTCGACAAAGTTACACGGAAGTTCATCTTCTTACTTATGAAGATGGCGTCGTAGATTTTGATAAGTTCGTAATACCAACAACATGTAACTGCATATGTGATTTATAG
- the LOC130449765 gene encoding uncharacterized protein LOC130449765, giving the protein MGCILRFPLLLLLTLLPKLIGCQSILKLDEYNLTQYTRTLPEDLKPIVQKALATERQAILNEKLSISFCQKEETVSCPPMKFRKPSGECNNVRHPKWGNRGQTFLRLIPPSYADNKSKPKQSVTSHSLPSPIEIASTLQNNPAVQHESVTALLGAWTELLLHDLASTGNLKSQDCCSDNYRKHGECYGKLGNGQCREYMRTLPAIDMDSCEFDYREQMNLATSFLDASAIYGNTDRQVENLRTYDAGLVNVSACSACRSNALYSAILKEHNRVAVNLAQMNKHWNDEVIFYESRRIVIAELQHITYNEYLPIVLGEESIVHTELELKTHGRFSKYSSNEKVGVFNEIAVSVLPVLLSMLPGSIMNETTETFAEMIDLLIGTPAQTPSIHIMVPVRKDWDTASLFIHMGRDHGISSYTKYLNYCSNSTNKKSFTFDDLKQYGIKDEYVKALKYIYSTTDDIDLLVGGLLEKPIPGTVVGSTFNCLLKRQFQLLKETDRFWYENDLPPSSLTTNQLKEIKKITVAGLLCANTDDMEKIQPKAFVQEDIYLNARISCEQHPLPQLTEWIEMDHMSDFSEDLLMEALQKAEKDVTERRKMEYKVWNEVGGLNPKSPLGVAAAFSKANKGALQLANTSLLFEYASNEILNTLVHRRRKRQLFDNNAVADIFRDELSDALQQVDLGTLIPPETFEVDLKCDDNGPCNPNSPFRTYTGHCNNLRNPSWGKSLTTFNRLLPSVYDDGISKPRSIGVTGVPLPNPRVISRVIHPDISNLHGRYTLMTMQFAQILDHDLTMTPIHKGFAESIPDCRSCDSKRTVHPECNPFPIPPGDHYYPEVNITSGERMCFPSMRSLPGQQKLGPREQVNQNTAFLDASEVYGENHCVITTLKGSFGKMNVTLHPVRGKELLPQSDNHPECKSASGQCFIAGDGRASEQPALTALHTIFMREHNRLSDILRQINPHWNEEKIFEHSRRIVVAQHQHLTYNEFLPRILGWSAMNLFGLKLLPHGYYKEYNPNCNPSIFNEFATAAFRVGHSLLRPHIPRMSPSYQIINPPILLRDGFFKVDIMMREGMVDEIIRGLVSTPMETLDQFISGEITNHLFEDRKIPFSGVDLISLNIQRARDHGIPSYNNYRALCNLKRATNFEDLAREIPPEIISRFKRIYATVDDIDLFPGGMSERPLQGGLIGPTFGCIIALQFRQLRKCDRFWYENENPAVRFTENQLAELRKITLAKILCDNMDVQGEMQRAAFDLPSNFLNPRVPCHSLPSINLNAWKETPRGEGCIIGDKQVNVGQSAFPTPCTSCICTAEGGNCASLRVTDCRQLLREWSKEAILRDEVCTAQCGFLLGENSFHANLNQSPIRNVRSGRSQFKNDNADNLGGFKFPDLAPFLAK; this is encoded by the exons ATAAATCCAAACCCAAGCAAAGCGTCACATCACATTCACTTCCCAGTCCGATAGAAATAGCTTCAACGTTGCAAAATAATCCAGCAGTGCAGCACGAATCGGTTACTGCACTTTTGGGAGCTTGGACGGAGCTACTGCTTCACGATTTGGCAAGTACAGGTAACTTGAAAAGTCAAGATTGCTGCAGTGACAATTATAGAAAACACGGAGAATGTTATGGAAAACTCGGCAACGGACAATGTAGAGAATATATGCGAACTTTACCAGCAATCGATATGGATAGTTGTGAATTCG ATTATCGCGAGCAAATGAATTTGGCAACTTCCTTCTTGGATGCATCTGCTATTTACGGAAATACCGATCGACAAGTTGAAAATCTTCGCACCTACGACGCGGGTCTCGTCAACGTATCAGCTTGTTCGGCTTGCAGATCGAACGCCCTCTATTCGGCAATTTTAAAAGAACATAATAGGGTCGCCGTTAATTTAGCTCAAATGAACAAACATTGGAACGACGaagttatattttatgaaagTCGGAGAATTGTTATAGCCGAATTGCAGCATATCACCTATAACGAATATCTTCCAATTGTTCTAGGCGAG GAATCGATCGTTCATACTGAATTAGAATTGAAAACCCACGGaagattttccaaatattcgaGTAATGAAAAAGTGggagtttttaatgaaatagcAGTTTCGGTACTACCAGTACTTTTATCGATGTTACCGGGTAGTATC atGAATGAAACGACAGAAACTTTCGCCGAAATGATCGATTTACTAATAGGTACACCAGCTCAAACGCCTAGTATTCACATAATGGTACCGGTTCGTAAAGATTGGGACACCGCTTCCTTATTCATCCACATGGGTAGAGATCACGGTATATCTTCTTATACCAAATACTTGAACTACTGTTCTAATTCGACGAACAAAAAATCTTTTACATTCGACGATCTTAAGCAATATGGAATAAAGGACGAATACGTTAAagcattaaaatatatttatagtacTACGGACGATATCGATTTGTTAGTTGGCGgattgttagaaaaaccaatTCCCG GTACCGTAGTTGGTTCTACGTTCAACTGTTTATTAAAACGTCAATTTCAACTTCTCAAAGAAACCGATAGATTTTGGTACGAGAATGATCTACCACCCAGTTCTCTAACGACTAATCAacttaaagaaattaaaaagataaCAGTGGCCGGTTTATTGTGCGCAAATACCGACgatatggaaaaaatacaaCCGAAAGCTTTCGTTCAAGAAGACATATATTTAAACGCCAGAATATCCTGCGAGCAACATCCTCTACCTCAATTAACCGAATGGATCGAAATGGATCACATGTCTGATTTTTCAGAAGATTTGTTAATGGAAGCTTTACAAAAAGCCGAAAAAGATGTTACGGAAAGAAGGAAAATGGAATATAAAGTTTGGAACGAAg ttGGTGGATTGAATCCTAAATCTCCACTAGGAGTAGCGGCGGCTTTTAGCAAAGCGAACAAAGGCGCTTTACAATTAGCCAATACGTCCCTGTTGTTCGAATACGCTTCGAACGAAATATTGAATACTTTGGTACATAGAAGAAGAAAACGACAATTGTTCGACAACAACGCCGTAGCGGATATATTTAGAGACGAACTTAGCGATGCCCTACAACAAGTAGATCTCGGAACTTTGATTCCTCCCGAAACGTTCGAAGTTGATTTGAAATGCGACGATAACGGTCCGTGTAATCCGAACTCACCTTTCAGAACTTACACGGGTCATTGTAATAATCTCAGAAATCCGAGTTGGGGTAAAAGTTTAACTACTTTTAATCGATTATTACCTAGCGTTTACGATGACG gaatATCTAAACCTAGATCGATTGGAGTAACGGGAGTTCCTTTACCGAATCCGAGAGTAATTTCTAGAGTTATACATCCGGATATTAGCAACCTTCACGGTAGATACACATTAATGACGATGCAATTTGCTCAAATTTTAGATCACGATCTTACTATGACTCCGATTCATAAAGGTTTTGCCGAATCTATACCGGATTGTAGATCGTGCGATAGTAAAAGAACCGTTCATCCGGAATGTAATCCATTCCCGATACCGCCCGGCGATCATTATTATCCCGAAGTAAACATCACGTCCGGAGAAAGAATGTGCTTCCCTTCTATGAGATCTTTACCCGGTCAACAAAAACTCGGACCCAGAGAACAAGTTAATCAAAATACAGCCTTTTTGGACGCCTCCGAGGTATACGGAGAAAATCATTGCGTTATAACTACACTTAAAGGATCGTTTGGAAAAATGAACGTCACCCTTCATCCTGTTCGCGGCAAAGAATTGCTACCTCAGAGCGACAATCATCCCGAATGTAAATCAGCGTCCGGTCAATGTTTTATAGCAG gTGACGGTCGAGCGTCAGAGCAACCGGCGTTAACGGCATTACATACGATTTTTATGCGTGAGCACAATAGATTATCGGATATTTTGAGACAGATCAATCCGCATTGgaacgaagaaaaaatattcgaaCATTCCAGAAGAATCGTCGTAGCGCAACATCAACATTTAACGTACAACGAATTTTTACCGAGGATTTTAGGATGGAGCGCGATGAATCTCTTCGGATTAAAACTCCTTCCTCACGGTTATTATAAGGAATATAATCCTAATTGTAATCCTTCTATTTTTAACGAATTCGCCACAGCAGCTTTTAGAGTAGGACATTCGCTACTAAGACCGCATATTCCACg aatgaGTCCTTCGTACCAAATTATTAATCCGCCAATTTTGCTCAGAGACGGTTTTTTCAAAGTCGATATTATGATGAGAGAAGGTATGGTCGATGAAATAATCCGAGGTTTAGTATCCACTCCGATGGAAACGCTAGATCAGTTTATATCGGGAGAAATAACCAATCATTTATTCGAAGATAGGAAAATTCCATTTTCCGGCGTGGATCTCATTTCCCTCAATATTCAAAGGGCGAGAGATCACGGGATTCCCTCTTATAATAATTACAGGGCGTTGTGTAATTTGAAAAGAGCCACAAACTTCGAAGATTTAGCTAGAGAAATTCCGCCCGAAATAATTTCCAGATTTAAAAGAATTTACGCTACCGTCGACGATATTGATTTATTCCCAGGCGGTATGAGCGAAAGACCACTACAAGGAGGTCTAATTGGACCCACCTTCGGCTGCATAATCGCTCTACAATTTAGACAATTGAGAAAATGCGACAGATTTTg GTACGAAAACGAAAATCCGGCAGTACGATTCACCGAGAATCAATTAGCCGAATTAAGGAAAATCACTTTGGCTAAAATACTTTGCGATAACATGGACGTACAAGGTGAGATGCAGAGGGCGGCATTCGATCTTCCTTCGAATTTCCTTAATCCGAGAGTACCTTGCCATTCGTTACCTTCCATAAATTTGAACGCTTGGAAAGAAACGCCTCGAGGAGAAGGTTGCATCATAGGAGATAAACAAGTTAACGTCGGACAATCCGCTTTTCCCACTCCGTGTACCAGTTGCATTTGTACGGCGGAAGGT ggAAATTGCGCTTCTTTAAGGGTAACGGATTGTCGACAACTTTTACGTGAATGGTCCAAAGAAGCGATCCTTCGAGACGAAGTGTGTACAGCTCAATGCGGATTCTTATTAGGAGAAAATAGTTTCCACGCGAATTTGAATCAATCCCCCATTAGAAATGTCAGATCTGGAAGGTCCCAATTCAAAAATGACAATGCCGATAATTTAGGAGGATTCAAATTTCCCGATCTCGCTCCCTTCTTAGCGAAATGA